A portion of the Podospora pseudoanserina strain CBS 124.78 chromosome 2, whole genome shotgun sequence genome contains these proteins:
- a CDS encoding hypothetical protein (COG:S; EggNog:ENOG503PDYW), which translates to MQHHEYQSVRPQNAHGPSSVPWRSARKLQVTNGIKLKPVKPTPDVSGTFTMAAGITDPYWSRSSLSSLYFDGLINIRCKSQVFFALADLPFYRAYEVIFYDCVNRYQVSVSENIRTTELISSTAHTNVDDGGQWLIDKEDPLITYLVSKGYSTFTSKNLNDLFLQSNEFGQMLWEWWSSYNNSKDGQDCTSQELHLDSVIHKMSQNLAAELTNDLLDPRSEDASLALGTAWQQGI; encoded by the exons ATGCAGCATCACGAGTACCAATCTGTAAGACCGCAAAATGCACATGGCCCGAGTTCAGTACCATGGAGGTCTGCGCGAAAACTGCAGGTAACGAACGGGATAAAACTCAAGCCAGTAAAACCAACCCCCGACGTCTCAGGAACCTTTACCATGGCCGCAGGGATCACTGACCCATATTGGTCTCGTTCAAGCCTCTCTTCGCTGTACTTTGATGGACTGATAAACATAAGGTGCAAATCGCAAGTCTTTTTTGCCCTGGCAGATTTGCCGTTCTATCGCGCATACGAAGTCATATTCTACGACTGCGTCAACCGATACCAAGTATCAGTATCTGAAAACATACGAACGACAGAACTGATTTCGTCAACCGCTCACACAAACGTCGATGACGGTGGGCAGTGGTTGATCGACAAAGAAGACCCTCTTATCACATACCTGGTTTCCAAAGGCTATAGCACATTCACGTCCAAGAACCTGAacgacctcttcctccaaagCAATGAGTTTGGACAAATGCTATGGGAGTGGTGGTCATCCTATAATAATTCCAAAGACGGACAAGATTGTACAAGCCAAGAGTTGCATCTTGACTCCGTTATCCATAAAATGTCACAGAATCTTGCCGCTGAGCTCACCAATGA CCTCCTCGATCCCAGGAGTGAGGATGCTAGCCTCGCGTTGGGAACAGCATGGCAACAGGGGATCTAA
- the SNF1_2 gene encoding Protein kinase (EggNog:ENOG503NUN4; COG:T), with the protein MLDATMSSARSIASTSTGASARPYVSKVGILPSSLPAYHKVFMEREKAKAEGQDNFPDQPPIPEPGAPRSQADQEETLRRLKPHSRSFVRMEDAKRPQGLTPVNPPKKNKPVRWQFGIRSRNAPWEALVCIYKSLHKLGASWIVDEDYDLLHEEDEHQDYDGRHSRKPSSSSYTDPTKHYKLPADPWHIRIRWCTDTFQKHSAASGLSETGHSQPHHVTTRGENKDHKVVATRMDVQIYEMEHGVYLVDFKVDGYETPEGKLLEDKEVTSPFPFLDMAARLIMQLADAD; encoded by the exons ATGTTGGACGCCACAATGTCCTCGGCCCGTTCCATCGCCTCCACGAGCACTGGAGCATCGGCAAGGCCCTACGTTAGCAAAGTCGGCATCCTTCCCAGCAGTCTGCCGGCCTACCACAAGGTATTCATGGAAAGGGAGAAGGCCAAAGCAGAAGGGCAGGATAACTTTCCCGATCAACCGCCAATTCCCGAGCCAGGGGCTCCACGAAGCCAAGCAGACCAAGAAGAGACTCTTCGACGGCTCAAACCCCACAGCCGTAGTTTCGTCCGCATGGAAGATGCAAAGCGGCCCCAAGGCCTCACGCCAGTCAACCCACCAAAGAAGAACAAGCCCGTTCGATGGCAGTTTGGCATTCGCTCTAGAAACGCACCTTGGGAAGCGCTTGTTTGTATCTACAAATCTCTCCACAAACTGGGAGCAAGCTGGATTGTAGATGAAGACTATGATCTCTTgcatgaggaggatgaacaTCAGGATTACGACGGCAGACACTCTAGGAAACCGAGCTCGTCGTCCTATACCGACCCAACCAAGCACTATAAGCTTCCGGCCGACCCATGGCATATCAGGATCAGATGGTGCACAGACA CATTCCAAAAACATTCCGCGGCCTCGGGCCTGAGCGAAACAGGTCAttcacaaccacaccacGTCACCACTCGCGGCGAGAACAAGGATCACAAGGTGgtggcgacgaggatggaCGTACAGATCTACGAGATGGAGCATGGCGTGTATTTGGTAGACTTCAAGGTGGACGGGTACGAAACCCCCGAGGGCAAGCTGctcgaggacaaggaggtGACAAGCCCCTTCCCATTCTTGGACATGGCCGCGAGGCTTATTATGCAGCTGGCGGATGCGGATTGA
- a CDS encoding hypothetical protein (COG:S; EggNog:ENOG503PDYW): MWPILYIITDCLCLWLPIIIGILHVYDGRPLADWPLPITRNALIAFISTACRTAFIFSLVQALAQQRWDWYESSRSLGDFSVFMRLREEYGESDVIARCIGSRNMRALNP, translated from the exons ATGTGGCCGATT TTGTATATCATCACGGATTG TCTTTGCCTGTGGCTTCCCATAATCATCGGTATATTGCACGTTTATGATGGGCGCCCTCTGGCGGACTGGCCGCTTCCAATCACACGCAACGCCCTTATCGCTTTCATTTCAACTGCCTGTCGGACGGCTTTTATCTTCTCATTAGTGCAGGCTCTCGCTCAGCAACGGTGGGATTGGTATGAAAGCTCAAGGTCACTTGGCGATTTTAGTGTTTTTATGAGGCTTCGAGAGGAATATGGGGAA TCTGATGTGATTGCGAGATGCATTGGGTCGAGAAACATGAGGGCATTGAATCCGTAA
- a CDS encoding hypothetical protein (EggNog:ENOG503P34V): MVTSIIARALIAALFVVRDVRAAVPSTSSSHERFAAIETSPPHEGYLMPRAFYAIPGFPMEKRQVGCPQDDMHPCGELGPPGERFCCPNNQYCIINSTNPSEAACCRIGSTCDSPCAADKYQCLVTVTRTSSNTPVTTTSSACCPRRCPQISYYGCPLDFGGACCRHGQTCGTSSLCLNTIAPSTPPLLTPVPSGCTQGQITCASSLGGGCCPNTLACSQSDSSPVCAMTTVIPTGSDISSIDRNEANVSNDLSVGAKAGIAVGVVIAAGILIGAATWYWHRRRKGRTQAGTATSASGVPRFIGGTEDGRGGPAASEVQSGRVPFGTQEYTGPEARPGPYSDPSPPDNLGGYYPNDGGGGYVGSPNPQSASTTPGVDQQAYFPNMMSPIPAPSANFTGQGVPVMPNDPGEIQRPVEIAEGGVRRQATTATGGTGIGSVSGVTESDVGQGGEVQRSDSARFELYGSDPGQLSPMSLADERFYTPDERPQGQGGEGQQGGQAGRSWFQGGYGR, from the exons ATGGTTACCTCAATAATTGCGCGGGCACTCATTGCGGCTCTGTTCGTTGTCCGGGACGTCCGTGCTGCTGTTCCgtccaccagcagcagccatgaGCGCTTTGCCGCGATCGAAACATCCCCTCCACATGAGGGATACTTGATGCCGCGAGCCTTCTATGCCATACCGGGATTTCCAATGGAGAAGAGGCAGGTTGGATGCCCTCAAGATGATATGCATCCAT GCGGCGAGCTGGGGCCTCCAGGAGAACGATTCTGTTGTCCGAATAATCAATA ctgcatcatcaacagcaccaacccctccgaaGCCGCCTGCTGCCGCATCGGCTCGACCTGTGACTCCCCCTGCGCAGCAGACAAGTACCAATGcctcgtcaccgtcacccgcaccagctccaacacccccgtaaccaccacctcctccgcctgctGCCCCCGCCGCTGCCCTCAAATCTCCTACTACGGCTGCCCCCTAGACTTTGGCGGCGCCTGCTGCCGCCACGGCCAAACCTGTGGCACTTCTTCCCTATGCCTCAACACCATTGCCCCCTCCACACCCCCTTTACTAACCCCCGTCCCATCAGGCTGCACCCAAGGGCAAATAACCTGCGCCAGCAGTCTaggaggcggctgctgccccaacaccctcgcctgTTCCCAGTCTGACAGCTCCCCGGTGTGTGCTATGACGACCGTCATCCCGACAGGAAGcgacatctcctccatcgaCCGCAACGAGGCAAACGTCTCGAACGACCTCTCCGTCGGCGCCAAAGCCGGCATAGCGGTAGGCGTCGTCATTGCAGCCGGAATCTTAATAGGTGCAGCAACATGGTACTGGCACCGCAGACGCAAAGGCCGCACCCAAGCTGGGACTGCGACTTCCGCTTCTGGAGTTCCCCGATTCATTGGCGGGACGGAAGACGGCCGGGGAGGACCAGCGGCGTCGGAGGTGCAGAGTGGACGGGTACCGTTTGGGACGCAGGAGTACACCGGTCCTGAGGCGCGGCCAGGGCCGTATTCTGATCCGTCGCCGCCGGATAATCTTGGGGGTTATTACCCCaacgatggtggtggtgggtatgTTGGGAGTCCTAATCCTCAGTCGGCGAGCACGACACCGGGGGTTGACCAGCAGGCTTACTTTCCGAATATGATGTCACCTATTCCGGCGCCGTCGGCGAATTTTACGGGGCAGGGGGTGCCGGTTATGCCTAATGATCCCGGGGAGATACAGCGGCCTGTGGAGATTGCCGAGGGGGGTGTTAGGAGGCAGGCGACGACGGCTACGGGTGGGACGGGGATAGGGAGTGTGAGTGGGGTTACGGAGAGTGATGTTGGGCAAGGGGGGGAAGTTCAGAGGAGTGATAGTGCGAGGTTTGAGCTTTATGGGAGTGATCCTGGGCAGTTGAGCCCGATGAGTCTGGCGGATGAGAGATTTTATACTCCTGATGAGAGGCCACAGGGccagggtggtgagggacaGCAAGGGGGACAAGctgggaggagttggtttCAGGGGGGTTATGGAAGGTGA
- a CDS encoding hypothetical protein (COG:S; EggNog:ENOG503PDYW), producing the protein MATNSPRYDGHQYAQVSGPPSPQTTATGGRVSMEPSSVLFSPPSRYASPVSPFPQTEHHKSSNITFVPIVDTDEDPQYGHTPTGNPVTRTWSAIGNWWPEIASSLFSLLCIPALVILLRSYDDRPLSEWHLTITPNIVIAFIFTICRISFIYPLVQALAQQRWNWFKSPRSLDDFRVFDEASRGPWGSLLLMIRMKGRPLGIVSCLVLITSIATSTLTRLSSLTQVAWCLSWAMTRLFRKKLTSSTMSQATALMGACFPFSKPYEAAVLPHPYNLCPIHHPPAELPSAHGPNSTPWQFV; encoded by the exons ATGGCAACTAACTCACCACGATATGACGGACACCAATACGCACAGGTCTCAGGACCACCGTCGCCGCAAACCACGGCGACAGGAGGGCGCGTTTCCATGGAGCCGTCGTCAGTGCTCTTTTCACCGCCGAGTCGTTATGCCAGTCCAGTATCACCTTTCCCCCAGACCGAACACCACAAGTCGAGCAATATCACATTCGTTCCCATCGTCGATACGGACGAAGATCCGCAATATGGCCACACGCCAACGGGAAACCCAGTCACTCGGACTTGGTCGGCAATTGGCAACTGGTGGCCTGAGATCGCCAGCTCCTTGTTCAGTCTCTTGTGTATCCCAGCCCTCGTTATCCTCTTACGCAGCTATGATGACCGCCCGCTCTCAGAGTGGCACCTCACTATCACACCCAACATCGTCATTGCTTTCATATTCACCATCTGCCGAATCTCCTTCATTTATCCTCTGGTACAGGCCCTTGCTCAGCAGAGATGGAACTGGTTCAAAAGCCCTAGGTCTCTAGACGATTTTCGTGTATTTGACGAGGCCTCTAGGGGGCCATGGGGcagtttgttgttgatgattaGAATGAAGGGGAG GCCGCTGGGAATTGTCAGTTGTCTCGTCCTCATCACAAGCATCGCTACCTCGACTCTCACTCGTCTGTCGTCACTTACCCAAGTCGCATGGTGCCTGTCATGGGCAATGACACGGCTGTTTCGAAAAAAGTTGACGAGTTCTACTATGTCTCAGGCAACCGCGCTA ATGGGCGCTTGTTTCCCCTTCAGCAAGCCCTACGAAGCAGCGGTTCTACCACACCCATACAACTTGTGccctatccaccacccacctgcCGAACTTCCTAGTGCACATGGCCCGAATTCAACACCATGGCAATTTGTGTAA
- the SNF1_1 gene encoding Protein kinase (EggNog:ENOG503NUN4; COG:T), giving the protein MAQAYDDEELSISLSPSQIRRNKRQGDVGYGQTPVGSINTAIMLPGNANPQLPMRDKMRTEQRIGAYNIVKTLGEGSFGKVKLAVHRSTGQQVALKIISRKKLISRDMQGRVEREIEYLQLLRHPHIIKLYTVIKTPTEIIMVLEYAGGELFDYIVQHGKMREDEARRFFQQMLCAVEYCHRHKIVHRDLKPENLLLDENLNVKIADFGLSNIMTDGNFLKTSCGSPNYAAPEVIGGKLYAGPEVDVWSCGVILYVLLVGRLPFDDEHIPSLFAKIAKGSYMVPTWMSPGASTLIKKMLVVNPVQRATIEEIRQDPWFLKDLPSYLHPPVEEFLNTGVDPNKAIRVSDIAPGAPPQEQVKLHNEVTEKISKTMGYGKRDVEEALEAEEPSAIKDAYMIVRENKLMENNRKCTFL; this is encoded by the exons ATGGCCCAGGCctacgacgacgaggagctgtCCATCTCCCTGTCGCCCTCTCAGATCCGCCGGAACAAGAGACAGGGCGACGTAGGATACGGCCAGACTCCCGTCGGCTCcatcaacaccgccatcatgcTGCCAGGCAACGCCAACCCCCAGTTGCCCATGCGCGACAAGATGCGCACCGAGCAGCGCATCGGCGCCTACAACATTGTCAAGACGCTCGGCGAGGGCTCCTtcggcaaggtcaagctgGCTGTCCACCGCAGCACCGGCCAGCAGGTTGCCCTCAAGATCATCTCTCGCAAGAAACTTATCAGCCGCGACATGCAGGGCCGTGTCGAGCGCGAGATTGAGTACCTTCAGCTGCTCCGCCATCCTCACATCATTAAGCT TTATACCGTTATCAAGACCCCGACCGAGATCATTATGGTCCTCGAGTATGCCGGTGGAGAACTGTTCGATTACATTGTCCAGCATGGCAAGATGCGCGAGGATGAGGCCCGCCGGTTCTTCCAGCAGATGCTATGCGCCGTCGAGTATTGCCATCGCCACAAAATTGTCCACCGTGACTTGAAACCCGAAAACTTGCTTCTGGATGAGAACCTAAACGTCAAGATCGCCGATTTCGGTCTCAGCAACATCATGACAGACGGAAACTTCCTCAAGACCAGTTGCGGCTCCCCCAACTACGCGGCCCCTGAAGTTATCGGCGGAAAGCTGTATGCCGGACCCGAGGTCGATGTGTGGAGTTGCGGTGTCATTCTCTACGTTCTACTTGTCGGCCGTCTTCCCTTCGACGATGAACATATCCCGAGTCTGTTCGCCAAGATTGCGAAGGGAAGCTACATGGTACCGACTTGGATGAGCCCGGGCGCATCCACCCTTATTAAGAAGATGTTGGTGGTCAACCCGGTCCAGCGTGCGACTATCGAGGAGATTCGACAAGACCCATGGTTCCTCAAGGACCTTCCATCGTATCTGCACCCACCAGTAGAAGAGTTCCTCAACACCGGCGTCGACCCCAACAAGGCTATCAGGGTGAGCGACATCGCCCCTGGCGCACCTCCACAAGAGCAGGTGAAGCTCCACAACGAAGTCACGGAGAAGATCAGCAAGACCATGGGTTACGGCAAGAgggatgtcgaggaggcgcTGGAAGCCGAGGAACCATCCGCCATCAAGGACGCCTACATGATTGTTCGCGAGAACAAGCTCATGGAAAACAACCGTAAGTGCACTTTTCTTTGA